In Streptococcus respiraculi, one DNA window encodes the following:
- a CDS encoding SLC13 family permease has product MNWKKKGLATILGVGVLLLAFFNTSLGWNLFGLPSQAFAALATLVGSLILWLFVATDWPSLLTLVSLGLIPEMTYGQVSQWSFGNTTFVFLLFTFVMTYALNQTSFLKRVTSKVVHSRFAMSRPSRFITAFLGVVLILSSVISPTVIFMFLLPLFEEICLQFGWKKGDKSASHLLIAVFITIAIGTAITPINHVFAITAMGLYAAMSKVAISNLQYMQFAVPAGLALFLVLLFSVRLLFKIDTKDIQIKELDSLTDLAPVDKREKWIVGIFLGMVAMWLVPEILAGGLPAFAAFFKQAGIMFPPLLMTAVLALLHVEGKPLLNISEAISKGVHWPSMLLVGSTLALGTILSNEKVGVVTLLNEQLSPFVVGLSPVLMVIFFVVWAGVQTNFTSNLVTVSVVTTMALTIYQSAGTQFSANIAVISCAIGYMASLAFVTAPAMPYVAISIGSEWTNSRDTFLFGCWMLLWSILSAIAIFYPLGVLVLQ; this is encoded by the coding sequence ATGAATTGGAAAAAGAAAGGATTGGCAACAATTTTAGGAGTAGGAGTTCTCCTACTTGCCTTTTTTAATACGTCGCTTGGGTGGAACTTATTTGGCTTACCTAGTCAGGCCTTTGCAGCCCTTGCAACCTTGGTGGGGAGCTTGATATTGTGGCTATTTGTAGCAACGGATTGGCCGAGTTTATTGACCTTAGTGAGTCTGGGCTTGATTCCGGAGATGACCTATGGTCAGGTTTCCCAGTGGTCTTTTGGAAACACGACTTTTGTTTTCTTGTTGTTTACCTTTGTCATGACCTACGCTTTGAATCAAACTTCGTTTTTGAAACGGGTGACATCAAAAGTGGTTCATAGTCGCTTTGCTATGAGTCGACCGTCCCGCTTTATTACAGCTTTTTTAGGAGTGGTTCTTATCTTGAGTAGTGTAATTTCACCGACTGTGATTTTCATGTTCTTGCTCCCCTTGTTTGAGGAAATCTGCCTACAATTTGGCTGGAAAAAAGGCGATAAGTCGGCTTCACATCTCTTGATTGCGGTGTTTATCACTATTGCCATCGGGACCGCCATCACACCGATTAACCATGTCTTTGCCATTACAGCTATGGGGCTGTATGCAGCCATGTCAAAAGTGGCAATCAGTAACCTGCAGTATATGCAATTTGCTGTACCAGCAGGGCTAGCCCTCTTTCTTGTCTTGCTCTTTTCTGTTCGTCTTTTGTTTAAAATTGATACTAAAGACATTCAAATCAAAGAATTAGATAGTTTGACGGACTTAGCGCCAGTTGATAAGCGGGAAAAATGGATTGTTGGAATCTTTTTGGGCATGGTGGCTATGTGGCTGGTTCCTGAAATTTTAGCAGGTGGTCTCCCAGCTTTTGCAGCGTTCTTTAAACAGGCTGGAATCATGTTTCCACCGCTTCTGATGACAGCTGTTCTTGCCTTATTGCATGTAGAAGGTAAGCCGCTATTGAACATTTCAGAAGCTATTTCCAAAGGTGTGCACTGGCCTAGTATGCTCTTGGTGGGATCGACCTTGGCTTTGGGGACGATTTTATCCAATGAAAAAGTCGGAGTTGTTACCCTCTTAAATGAGCAGTTGTCTCCATTTGTGGTGGGGCTTAGTCCAGTGTTAATGGTAATCTTCTTCGTAGTTTGGGCGGGTGTTCAGACCAATTTTACCTCGAATCTAGTGACGGTCTCTGTCGTGACCACCATGGCTCTAACTATTTACCAATCAGCTGGCACTCAATTTTCAGCTAATATTGCTGTTATCTCTTGTGCCATTGGCTACATGGCTTCACTTGCCTTTGTAACAGCACCAGCCATGCCTTATGTTGCGATTTCAATTGGTTCAGAGTGGACCAATAGTCGCGATACATTTCTATTTGGTTGCTGGATGTTGCTGTGGAGTATCCTGTCAGCCATTGCTATTTTCTACCCGCTTGGGGTACTTGTTTTACAATAG
- a CDS encoding chorismate mutase, with amino-acid sequence MLSKQRETIDRIDREIVRLFEERMQTALEVVAIKKEHGLPVLDSSREAQVIKKVCSYLEDPSLRDPLKELYTEMMRLSRAHQQKQLDK; translated from the coding sequence ATGTTATCAAAACAAAGAGAAACCATCGACCGAATTGATAGAGAAATCGTACGCTTGTTTGAAGAGCGGATGCAGACGGCTCTAGAGGTGGTTGCGATTAAAAAAGAGCATGGTTTACCAGTGCTTGATAGTAGCCGTGAAGCGCAGGTGATTAAAAAGGTATGTAGCTACCTTGAAGACCCCTCGTTGCGTGATCCTTTGAAAGAACTCTATACAGAAATGATGCGCTTGTCCCGTGCCCACCAACAGAAACAATTGGACAAATAG
- the upp gene encoding uracil phosphoribosyltransferase — MEKFQVIAHPLIQHKLSILRRTDTPTKAFRELVDEIAMLMGYEVLRDLPLEDVEIETPITKTVQKQIAGKKLAIVPILRAGIGMVDGLLSLVPAAKVGHIGMYRDEETLQPVEYLVKLPEDIDQRQIFVVDPMLATGGSAILAIDSLKKRGATNIKFVCLVAAPEGVKALQAAHPDVDIFTAALDEKLNEKGYIVPGLGDAGDRLFGTK; from the coding sequence ATGGAGAAATTCCAAGTTATTGCACATCCACTTATTCAGCATAAATTATCCATCTTGCGTCGTACAGATACGCCTACTAAGGCTTTTCGTGAGTTGGTGGATGAAATCGCTATGCTAATGGGGTATGAAGTGCTACGCGACTTACCATTAGAAGATGTTGAAATTGAAACTCCAATTACCAAAACTGTCCAAAAACAAATCGCTGGTAAAAAATTGGCCATTGTTCCAATCTTACGTGCCGGAATCGGTATGGTGGACGGTCTATTAAGTCTTGTACCAGCTGCCAAAGTTGGGCACATCGGTATGTACCGCGATGAGGAAACCTTGCAACCAGTTGAATACTTGGTCAAATTACCAGAAGACATTGACCAACGTCAAATTTTTGTTGTTGACCCGATGCTTGCGACAGGTGGTTCTGCGATTTTGGCGATTGATTCACTGAAAAAACGTGGTGCAACCAATATCAAATTTGTCTGCCTTGTTGCAGCACCAGAAGGCGTTAAAGCCCTTCAAGCCGCTCATCCAGATGTGGATATTTTCACCGCAGCCTTAGATGAAAAATTAAATGAAAAAGGCTATATCGTTCCAGGATTGGGAGATGCTGGAGACCGTCTGTTCGGTACAAAATAA
- a CDS encoding ATP-dependent Clp protease proteolytic subunit: protein MEKENTMIPVVIEQTSRGERSYDIYSRLLKDRIIMLTGPVEDNMANSVIAQLLFLDAQDPTKDIYLYVNTPGGSVSAGLAIVDTMNFIKADVQTIVMGMAASMGTIIASSGAKGKRFMLPHAEYMIHQPMGGTGGGTQQTDMAIAAEHLLKTRNTLEKILADNSGKTVKQIHKDAERDYWMSAKETLDYGFIDQIMENNQLK, encoded by the coding sequence ATCGAAAAGGAGAATACTATGATTCCTGTAGTTATTGAACAAACCAGCCGTGGGGAACGCTCGTATGATATTTACTCACGCCTCTTAAAAGATCGTATTATCATGTTGACAGGTCCAGTTGAGGACAATATGGCAAACTCTGTCATTGCCCAGTTGCTTTTCCTTGATGCGCAAGACCCAACCAAGGATATTTATCTCTATGTCAATACTCCTGGTGGTTCTGTCTCAGCAGGTCTTGCCATTGTGGACACTATGAACTTTATTAAGGCAGATGTCCAAACCATTGTTATGGGAATGGCTGCCAGCATGGGAACGATTATCGCTTCAAGCGGTGCTAAGGGTAAACGCTTCATGTTACCACACGCAGAATACATGATTCACCAGCCAATGGGTGGTACTGGTGGCGGTACGCAACAGACCGATATGGCCATTGCAGCCGAGCACTTGCTCAAAACTCGTAACACTCTTGAGAAAATCCTTGCGGATAATTCAGGAAAAACTGTCAAACAAATCCACAAAGATGCTGAGCGTGATTACTGGATGAGTGCTAAAGAAACTCTTGATTATGGCTTTATTGACCAAATTATGGAAAATAATCAGTTGAAGTAA
- a CDS encoding LysR family transcriptional regulator: MEIRVLRYFLEAARKQNMSKAAAQLHVTQPTLSRQIKDLEEEMGHLLFHRGNHSISLTPEGEIFYQRALAIVGMVDRTLAEFEAMQDFQGGDISIGCAESEGMHLIAKTAKHLRQAYPHTTFHLYSGNFELVTDHLNKGLLDFALVVQEMDTSSYQILEVPYQDTWGLLMPAHDALAEKESLEITDLLDLPLIVSRQGFTDEMPNPIKEQEEQLQIVATYDLIYNASLFVKEGLGYALTFDKLVHTGPENGLVFRPILPQISSPMKLIWSKQQPLSQAAQVFLSTFQDLLVSLHNTKIPIK, encoded by the coding sequence ATGGAAATCAGGGTCTTACGGTATTTTCTAGAAGCTGCCAGAAAGCAAAATATGAGCAAAGCAGCCGCACAGCTCCACGTCACACAGCCTACTCTCTCCCGGCAAATCAAGGACTTGGAAGAAGAAATGGGGCACCTCCTCTTTCATCGAGGCAATCACTCTATTTCTCTAACTCCCGAAGGGGAAATCTTCTACCAACGTGCTCTTGCCATTGTCGGCATGGTCGATCGAACACTTGCTGAATTCGAGGCGATGCAAGATTTTCAAGGCGGAGATATCTCTATCGGCTGCGCAGAATCAGAAGGAATGCACCTGATTGCAAAGACAGCCAAACACCTACGCCAAGCCTACCCTCATACCACTTTTCATCTCTACAGTGGGAATTTTGAGCTGGTCACCGATCATCTAAACAAAGGCTTGCTTGATTTTGCGCTGGTTGTCCAGGAAATGGATACCTCTTCCTATCAGATTCTCGAAGTCCCTTATCAGGATACCTGGGGCTTGCTTATGCCTGCCCATGACGCTTTAGCCGAAAAAGAGAGCCTTGAGATTACCGATTTACTTGACCTTCCCTTAATTGTATCTAGGCAAGGATTCACCGATGAAATGCCCAACCCAATCAAGGAGCAAGAGGAACAGTTGCAGATTGTCGCAACCTATGATTTGATTTATAATGCCTCCCTCTTTGTCAAAGAAGGACTAGGTTACGCCCTTACCTTTGATAAATTGGTGCATACAGGCCCCGAAAACGGTCTGGTTTTTCGCCCTATCTTGCCTCAGATCAGCTCACCTATGAAACTCATCTGGAGCAAACAACAGCCCCTATCGCAAGCTGCTCAGGTCTTTCTCAGTACCTTTCAAGACTTGCTTGTATCCTTACATAACACAAAAATTCCAATTAAATGA
- a CDS encoding DapH/DapD/GlmU-related protein: MDIQTFLEKMKTGQEVLAGSENHEIMHALSQRALQITMTLNNSYHSPAEVVALMQELTGEQIGANFTLFPPFSTDCGRNIVIGNNVFINAGCKFQDQGGITIGDRTLVGHNVVIATLNHSFEVAKRGNLVPAAVSIGQDVWIGANATICPGVKIGDGAVIAAGAVVTKDVAPGTVVGGVPAKVLKEIEPEK; encoded by the coding sequence ATGGATATTCAGACATTTCTTGAAAAGATGAAAACGGGTCAGGAGGTTCTTGCAGGTTCGGAGAATCATGAAATCATGCACGCCTTGTCTCAGAGAGCTTTGCAAATCACCATGACCTTAAACAACAGCTATCATAGCCCAGCTGAAGTGGTAGCCTTGATGCAGGAATTAACAGGAGAGCAGATTGGGGCTAACTTTACTCTTTTTCCGCCCTTTTCGACAGATTGCGGTCGCAATATTGTCATTGGTAATAATGTTTTTATCAATGCAGGTTGTAAATTTCAGGATCAAGGGGGTATCACGATTGGGGATCGGACCTTGGTTGGTCATAATGTCGTGATAGCAACCCTCAACCATTCTTTTGAGGTAGCAAAACGTGGCAATTTAGTGCCAGCCGCTGTCTCGATTGGTCAAGATGTCTGGATTGGAGCGAATGCGACCATTTGCCCAGGAGTAAAGATTGGGGACGGAGCAGTGATTGCTGCAGGCGCGGTTGTAACCAAGGATGTAGCTCCTGGAACAGTGGTCGGTGGCGTTCCTGCCAAGGTTCTCAAAGAGATTGAGCCTGAAAAATAG
- a CDS encoding cyclophilin-like fold protein translates to MVEQAIRDITIQIGREQFRVSLEGNQATRELVALLTEAPMTIDVSDYAGFEKVGSLGRLLTSSDQKMTTQNGDIVLYNSRQLVLFYGSNTWSYTKIGSVTDKEGWKQALEGAPQALAVSLIL, encoded by the coding sequence ATGGTAGAGCAGGCGATAAGAGACATCACTATTCAGATTGGAAGGGAGCAATTTCGTGTTTCCTTGGAAGGCAATCAAGCGACTCGAGAATTGGTAGCCTTGTTGACAGAGGCTCCTATGACTATTGATGTGTCTGATTATGCTGGCTTTGAAAAAGTAGGAAGTCTTGGTAGGCTTCTAACCAGTAGTGACCAAAAAATGACAACTCAAAACGGGGATATTGTCCTCTATAACAGCCGACAACTTGTCTTATTTTACGGCAGCAATACATGGTCATATACCAAAATCGGTAGCGTCACGGATAAAGAAGGATGGAAGCAAGCTTTAGAGGGTGCTCCTCAGGCGTTAGCAGTATCGCTTATTCTTTAA
- a CDS encoding YlbG family protein gives MAFEKQERVSLAVYLHYNRDARKLNQYGDIIYHSRRLRYLLLYVNQENVDNLMTTLKKEKFVKKVLPSHVKELDTNFVGSLWRQEEKNSI, from the coding sequence ATGGCATTTGAAAAACAAGAACGAGTGAGTTTAGCAGTTTATCTACATTACAACCGCGATGCGAGAAAATTAAATCAGTATGGGGATATCATCTACCATTCTCGCCGATTGCGTTATTTATTGCTATATGTCAATCAGGAAAACGTGGACAATCTGATGACCACTTTGAAAAAAGAAAAGTTTGTCAAGAAGGTCCTTCCCTCTCATGTGAAGGAATTGGATACCAATTTTGTGGGAAGTTTATGGCGTCAAGAAGAGAAAAATAGTATTTAA
- a CDS encoding ABC transporter substrate-binding protein → MKTNKFKLALVSFASAALLAACGNVSSTNSSATGTELGDTVKIGYNLELSGAVSSYGQTEKNGADLAVKEINAAGGVDGKKIEVVAKDNKSETAEAATVATSLASEGVNVIIGPATSGASGASIANVTAAGVPMITPSGTQTDLVVNSEGKVQDFFFRTTFTDGYQGEIMAEYATKNLNAKKVVLYYDNSSDYGKGVAESFQNAYKGEIVSTITFASGDKDFQAALTKLKGLDFDAIIMPGYYNETGTIVKQARGLGIDKPILGSDGFDSPLFAELATASAANKVYYLSAFVPSASDRAKEFHDAYMKEYGEEPSMFSALAYDSVYMAAEASKGAKNSVEVKDKLAALKDFDGVTGKMSIDKDHNVVKSVYVVSLKDGKADTVDTVSLTEAAK, encoded by the coding sequence ATGAAAACAAATAAATTCAAATTAGCCTTAGTTAGTTTTGCTTCTGCAGCGCTTCTTGCAGCTTGTGGAAATGTATCAAGTACCAACTCATCTGCGACTGGTACCGAATTAGGCGATACAGTCAAAATCGGTTACAATTTGGAATTGTCAGGTGCTGTTTCATCTTATGGTCAAACTGAGAAAAATGGTGCAGATCTTGCAGTAAAAGAAATCAATGCAGCAGGTGGTGTTGACGGTAAGAAAATCGAAGTGGTTGCGAAAGACAACAAATCAGAAACAGCTGAAGCAGCGACTGTTGCAACAAGTCTTGCAAGTGAAGGTGTGAACGTCATCATCGGTCCCGCAACGTCAGGTGCGTCAGGTGCGTCTATCGCAAACGTAACAGCTGCAGGTGTACCAATGATTACTCCTTCAGGAACGCAAACAGACCTTGTCGTGAATAGCGAAGGAAAAGTACAAGATTTCTTCTTCCGTACAACCTTTACGGACGGATACCAAGGTGAAATTATGGCAGAATATGCAACAAAGAACTTGAATGCTAAGAAAGTTGTCCTTTACTATGATAATTCTTCAGATTATGGTAAAGGTGTTGCAGAATCCTTCCAAAATGCATACAAGGGTGAAATTGTTTCAACGATTACCTTTGCTTCAGGTGATAAAGATTTCCAAGCAGCCCTTACAAAATTAAAAGGTCTTGACTTTGATGCCATCATCATGCCAGGTTACTACAACGAAACAGGAACAATCGTCAAACAAGCACGTGGTCTTGGCATTGACAAACCAATCCTTGGTTCAGACGGATTTGACTCACCATTGTTTGCAGAATTGGCAACCGCTTCAGCAGCAAATAAAGTGTATTACCTATCTGCCTTTGTACCATCAGCAAGCGACCGTGCAAAAGAATTCCATGATGCGTATATGAAAGAATATGGCGAAGAACCTTCTATGTTCTCAGCACTTGCTTATGACTCAGTTTATATGGCAGCAGAAGCATCAAAAGGAGCAAAAAACTCTGTAGAAGTAAAAGATAAATTGGCTGCTTTGAAAGACTTTGACGGAGTAACTGGTAAAATGTCTATCGACAAAGACCACAACGTTGTAAAATCTGTTTATGTGGTGAGCTTGAAAGACGGTAAAGCAGATACAGTTGATACAGTATCTCTTACAGAAGCAGCTAAATAA
- a CDS encoding branched-chain amino acid ABC transporter permease — MLQQLVNGLILGSVYALLALGYTMVYGIIKLINFAHGDLYMMGAFMGYYFLNKLTFISNGGLRLFVALIATMIGTAILGVVIEFLAYRPLRNSTRIAALITAIGVSFFLEYIMVYFFTADVKPFPQVLDATKFNLGPVTVDSIQLIILGVSLFLMVALQLIVKKTKMGKAMRAVSVDSDAAQLMGINVNRTISFTFALGSALAGAAGVLLGLYYNQIEPLMGMTPGLKAFVAAVLGGIGIIPGAALGGFVIGVIETFTYVIGLDTFRDAIVYIVLIIILLVRPSGILGKNVKEKV; from the coding sequence ATGCTTCAACAGCTGGTCAATGGTTTGATTCTAGGTTCTGTGTATGCCTTGTTGGCCTTGGGTTATACAATGGTATATGGAATTATCAAACTGATTAACTTTGCCCACGGGGATCTCTATATGATGGGAGCCTTTATGGGATATTATTTTTTAAATAAGCTAACCTTTATTTCAAATGGAGGTCTTCGCTTATTCGTTGCCTTGATTGCTACTATGATTGGGACAGCGATTTTAGGGGTTGTGATTGAGTTTTTAGCCTATCGACCTTTACGGAATTCAACCCGTATCGCAGCCTTGATTACAGCGATTGGTGTTTCCTTCTTCTTGGAATACATCATGGTTTATTTCTTCACTGCGGATGTCAAACCTTTTCCGCAGGTCTTAGATGCGACTAAATTTAACCTTGGTCCTGTTACGGTAGACAGTATCCAATTGATTATCTTAGGAGTTTCTCTCTTTCTCATGGTGGCCTTGCAGCTTATTGTCAAGAAGACAAAAATGGGGAAAGCTATGCGCGCTGTGTCCGTAGATAGCGATGCCGCACAACTAATGGGAATCAATGTCAATCGTACGATTAGCTTTACCTTTGCCCTTGGGTCAGCCTTGGCAGGTGCAGCTGGTGTCTTACTGGGCTTGTACTACAACCAAATCGAGCCCCTCATGGGGATGACACCTGGTTTGAAAGCCTTTGTTGCTGCGGTTTTAGGTGGAATCGGAATCATTCCTGGTGCAGCTCTAGGTGGTTTTGTCATCGGGGTCATTGAAACCTTTACCTATGTGATTGGTTTAGATACCTTCCGCGATGCGATTGTCTATATCGTCTTGATTATCATTTTATTGGTAAGACCAAGTGGTATTCTTGGGAAAAACGTGAAAGAGAAGGTGTAG
- a CDS encoding branched-chain amino acid ABC transporter permease, translated as MERNLKVNAIWLLVLVAGFGVLQGLVATGILNFYYIQIVQQIGINIIMAVGLNLIVGFSGQFSLGHAGFMAIGAYSVGVLGKMMPSYGGFAVSLLVGMVLAGGVALLVGLPTLRLKGDYLAIATLGVAEIIRIFIINGGKLTNGAAGIMGIPLFTNWQLVYAFVVITTIFTVNFLRSPMGRTVISVREDEIAAESVGVNPTKMKVIAFVFGAMTAAIAGGLHAGYVGTIVPKDFAFMTSVNILIIIVLGGLGSITGTFVAAIVLGVLNVYLKSYASVSMIIYSLALILLMIFRPGGLLGTKELSFARFFKKKEDAN; from the coding sequence ATGGAAAGAAATCTAAAAGTAAATGCAATCTGGCTCCTTGTCTTAGTAGCAGGTTTTGGAGTGCTTCAAGGTCTTGTTGCAACAGGTATTTTGAATTTCTACTATATTCAGATTGTTCAACAAATTGGTATTAATATCATCATGGCTGTTGGCTTGAATTTGATTGTTGGTTTTTCAGGTCAATTCTCGCTCGGCCACGCAGGATTTATGGCAATTGGTGCCTATTCTGTCGGCGTCCTTGGAAAAATGATGCCAAGCTATGGCGGATTTGCAGTATCGCTCCTTGTGGGAATGGTACTTGCAGGTGGTGTTGCCCTCTTGGTCGGTCTTCCAACGCTCCGTTTAAAAGGAGACTACCTCGCCATTGCAACGCTTGGTGTGGCTGAAATTATCCGTATCTTTATCATCAATGGAGGCAAATTAACCAACGGTGCAGCAGGTATCATGGGGATTCCTCTTTTTACCAACTGGCAATTGGTCTATGCTTTTGTGGTGATTACAACGATTTTCACTGTGAACTTCCTACGTAGTCCTATGGGACGGACGGTTATTTCTGTCCGTGAAGACGAAATTGCAGCAGAATCTGTCGGGGTTAATCCAACCAAAATGAAGGTTATTGCCTTTGTCTTTGGTGCCATGACAGCAGCTATTGCGGGCGGTCTTCATGCAGGCTATGTTGGTACGATTGTGCCAAAAGACTTTGCATTTATGACCTCTGTGAACATTTTGATTATCATTGTATTGGGTGGACTTGGCTCAATCACGGGCACCTTTGTAGCAGCGATTGTCCTAGGCGTCTTAAACGTTTACCTCAAGAGCTATGCAAGTGTCAGCATGATTATCTACTCACTTGCCCTTATCTTGCTCATGATTTTCCGTCCAGGTGGTCTTTTAGGAACGAAGGAATTATCCTTTGCTCGATTCTTCAAGAAGAAGGAGGATGCAAACTAA
- a CDS encoding ABC transporter ATP-binding protein yields the protein MALLDVKKLTKNFGGLTAVGDVTMELHEGELVGLIGPNGAGKTTLFNLLTGVYEPSEGTITLAGTLLNGKAPSKIAALGLGRTFQNIRLFKDMTVLENVLIGLSNHGKNHVFASFFRLPAFYKNEMTLREKAIELLKIFDLDKDADTLAKNLPYGQQRRLEIVRALATEPKILFLDEPAAGMNPQETAELTQLIRKIKNEFNITIMLIEHDMSLVMEVTERIYVLEYGRLIAHGTPEEIKTNKRVIEAYLGGEA from the coding sequence ATGGCGCTTCTTGATGTAAAAAAATTAACCAAAAACTTCGGTGGTCTGACCGCCGTTGGTGATGTGACCATGGAGTTGCACGAAGGCGAATTGGTCGGTTTGATTGGACCAAATGGTGCAGGAAAGACGACTCTTTTTAATCTCTTGACCGGCGTCTATGAGCCAAGTGAGGGAACGATTACCCTAGCAGGAACTCTCTTAAACGGCAAAGCTCCGTCTAAAATTGCTGCTCTCGGATTGGGGCGGACCTTCCAAAATATCCGTTTGTTCAAAGATATGACTGTCTTGGAAAATGTGTTGATTGGCTTAAGCAACCACGGGAAAAATCATGTTTTTGCAAGTTTTTTCCGTCTCCCTGCCTTTTACAAGAATGAAATGACTCTCCGTGAAAAAGCAATTGAACTCTTGAAAATCTTTGATTTAGATAAGGATGCTGATACCTTGGCTAAAAATCTTCCCTATGGACAACAACGCCGTCTGGAAATCGTTCGTGCCTTAGCGACGGAGCCAAAAATTCTCTTTCTTGATGAACCAGCTGCGGGGATGAATCCACAGGAAACAGCGGAATTGACGCAGTTAATCCGTAAAATCAAAAACGAATTTAATATTACGATTATGCTGATTGAACATGATATGAGCTTAGTTATGGAAGTAACAGAGCGTATCTATGTTCTAGAATACGGTCGCCTGATTGCCCATGGTACACCAGAGGAAATTAAGACTAATAAACGTGTTATCGAAGCTTATCTTGGAGGTGAGGCCTAA
- a CDS encoding ABC transporter ATP-binding protein: MSMLKVEDLSVHYGVIEAVKNVSFEVNEGEVVTLIGANGAGKTSILRTISGLVRPSSGKISFLGNEIQRVPARKIVADGLSQVPEGRHVFAGLTVMENLEMGAFLRNNREENQANLKKIFARFPRLEERKNQDAATLSGGEQQMLAMGRALMSQPKLLLLDEPSMGLAPIFIQEIFDIIQDIQKQGTTVLLIEQNANKALSIADRGYVLETGKIVLSGTGKELLTSEEVKKAYLGG; this comes from the coding sequence ATGTCAATGTTAAAAGTAGAAGACTTATCCGTCCATTACGGTGTCATCGAAGCGGTGAAAAATGTATCCTTTGAAGTCAATGAAGGAGAAGTTGTCACCTTGATTGGGGCAAACGGTGCAGGAAAAACTTCTATCTTGCGGACCATTTCAGGATTGGTACGTCCCTCTTCTGGGAAAATCAGCTTTTTAGGAAATGAAATCCAACGTGTTCCGGCTCGTAAAATTGTAGCAGACGGCTTGTCTCAAGTGCCAGAAGGACGCCATGTTTTTGCAGGCTTGACCGTTATGGAAAACTTGGAAATGGGTGCATTCTTGCGCAATAATCGAGAAGAAAACCAAGCAAATCTGAAAAAAATCTTTGCCCGCTTCCCGCGTTTGGAAGAACGGAAAAACCAAGATGCGGCAACCCTTTCAGGGGGAGAGCAGCAAATGCTTGCGATGGGACGAGCTCTTATGAGTCAACCTAAATTGCTACTTCTTGATGAACCGTCTATGGGGCTTGCGCCAATCTTTATTCAAGAAATTTTCGATATCATCCAAGATATCCAAAAACAAGGAACAACCGTTCTCCTAATTGAACAAAACGCCAACAAGGCCCTTTCAATTGCAGACCGAGGTTACGTCCTTGAAACAGGAAAAATCGTCCTCTCAGGAACAGGAAAAGAACTCCTCACCTCAGAAGAAGTCAAAAAAGCATATCTAGGTGGTTAA
- the rnc gene encoding ribonuclease III — protein MQRLQRKLAAEFGIDFSDLTLLETAFTHTSYANEHRLLKISHNERLEFLGDAVLQLIISRYLYQKYPHFPEGEMSKLRSTFVREESLAGFTRACGFEAFLRLGKGEEKSGGRNRDTILGDLFEAFLGALLLDKGVEAVEAFLYQVMIPQLEVGNFERVTDYKTSLQELLQVNGEIMIQYQVVAEDGPAHDKVFEVEVLVNGQAIGRGQGRSKKQAEQAAAKNAVEARG, from the coding sequence ATGCAACGATTACAAAGGAAATTGGCTGCCGAGTTTGGGATTGATTTTTCAGATTTGACCTTACTTGAGACAGCTTTTACACACACATCTTATGCCAATGAGCACCGCCTTCTAAAAATTTCACATAATGAGCGTTTGGAATTTTTAGGAGACGCTGTTCTACAATTGATTATTTCTCGTTATTTGTACCAGAAATACCCCCATTTTCCAGAAGGAGAAATGTCCAAGCTGCGCTCAACTTTCGTGCGAGAGGAAAGTTTAGCAGGGTTTACACGTGCTTGTGGTTTTGAAGCTTTTCTTCGTCTTGGTAAAGGGGAAGAAAAGTCTGGCGGTCGCAATCGTGATACGATTTTAGGAGATTTATTTGAAGCCTTTTTAGGTGCTCTTCTCTTAGATAAGGGGGTAGAGGCGGTTGAAGCGTTTCTCTACCAAGTCATGATTCCGCAACTTGAAGTCGGGAATTTTGAACGTGTGACAGATTACAAGACAAGTTTGCAGGAACTATTGCAGGTGAACGGCGAAATCATGATTCAATACCAAGTTGTAGCAGAAGATGGCCCAGCCCACGATAAAGTGTTTGAGGTTGAAGTATTGGTAAATGGTCAAGCTATAGGCAGAGGTCAAGGACGCTCCAAAAAACAAGCTGAACAAGCTGCTGCGAAGAATGCAGTGGAGGCAAGAGGGTAG